The Terriglobus roseus region CCCCGCCGCCATCGAACAGAAATGGGCGGACTTCTGGGTCGCCGAAAAACTTTTCGACACCCCGCTGAACCAGCCCTCCGATGGCCGCAAGCCATTTGTCATGCTGCTGCCGCCGCCCAACGTCACGGGCCGACTGCACATGGGCCACATGCTCAACCAGACGGAGATGGACATCCTCGCTCGCTGGCACCGCATGCTGGGCGAAGAAAGCGTCTGGGTACCCGGCACCGACCACGCCGGCATCGCCACGCAGATGATGGTGGAAAAGCAGCTCAAGGCTGAAGGCACCAACCGCAAAGAGCTTGGCCGCGACGCGTTCCTCGATCGCGTGTGGCAGTGGAAGTCGCAGTACGGCGGCGCCATCACCACGCAGATGAAGCGCCTCGGCGCATCCGTCGATTGGGGCCGCGAATACTTCACCATGGACGAGAACCTGTCCAACGCGGTGACAGAAGCTTTCGTGCGCCTGCATGAACAGGGCCTCATCTATCGCGGCAGCTACATCGTCAACTGGGACCCCATCCAGCAGACCGCCGTGTCCGACCTCGAAGTCGAACACAAGGAAACCGTCGGCAAAATCTATCACCTGCGCTATCCCTTCGCAGATGGCAGCGGCTCCATCGTCATCGCAACCACGCGCCCTGAGACCATGCTCGGCGACGTTGCTGTTGTGGTGAACCCGGAAGATGAACGTTACAAGGCATTCGTCGGCAAGACCATCAAGCTGCCGTTGGTAGGCCGTGAAATCCCACTGCTCGCAGACGAATGGGCCAAGCCTGAATTCGGCACCGGCGCTGTTAAGGTAACGCCTGCGCATGATCCGAATGACTACGAGATCGGCAAGCGCCATCAGTTAGCTGAGTTAACCATCATGGACGAGACCGCGCACATCGACCTGCCCGGCTCGCCGTACCACGGCCTCGATCGTTACGAAGCGCGCAAGAAGATTCTCGAAGACCTGGAAGCACAGGGCCTGCTCGTCGAGATCAAGGACCACACACTTGCGATTGCAACTTCGCAGCGCAGCGGCGCAGTCATTGAGCCGCGCTTGTCGATGCAGTGGTTCATCAAGATTCAGCCGCTCGCAGACAAGGCCATCGCAGCCGTTGAAGAAGGTCACATCAAGTTCACGCCACCGATGTACGCCAAGACGTACTTCGAGTGGATGCGCAACATCCATGACTGGTGCATCTCGCGTCAGTTGTGGTGGGGCCATCGCATCCCGGCGTATCACTGCCCGCAGTGCGGCACCACCTGCGTTGCACGCACACGTCCGGAACGTTGCGGCTCTTGCGATCACGCAGAACTGCAACAGGAAACCGACGTACTCGACACATGGTTCTCCAGTGGCCTTCTGCCGTTCACAGTCTTTGGCTGGCCAGAGCCAACAGAAGACTCTGCAAAGTTCTACCCAACAGATCTTCTCGTCACCGGCTTTGACATCCTCTTCTTCTGGGTGGCCCGCATGATCATGTTGGGCACGCACTTCATGCTTGATGTGCCCATGCCCGATGGCAGCAAGCGCGAACTGAAAGATGCCGTACCCTTCCGCGATGTCTACATCCACGCACTCGTGCGCGATGCTGATCGTCAGAAGATGTCCAAGACCAAGGGCAACGTAATCGACCCCATTGAGATCATCGAACGCTTCGGCACAGACGCTGTGCGCTTCACACTCGCATCACAGGCTTCGCCCGGTACAGACATCGCATTCAGCGAAGCGCGTACCGAAGGCTATCGCGCTTTCGCCAACAAGATCTGGAACGCTGCACGCTTCCTCTTCCTGCAGATCGACCGCGCACGCACCGCTGGTTACAAGATGACCATGGGCGCTGCGAACCCGGTCGGCGCTCTGCCTGAGATCACGCCCATTGAAACGCGCTGGATCTTCGCGCGCCTCAATGCCGTGACCGTTGAAGTAGACAACGCGTTGAAGGACTACCGTTTCGACGAAGCTGCCAACGCGGTCTATCAATTCTTCTGGGGCGAGTTCTGCGACTGGTATCTGGAACTCGTGAAGCTGCGTCTCGACTTCCCGGAACTCAAGGAAGGCGAACAGCCCATCCAGAACCCGGAGACGGCAATCTCGCTCGCAGGCCTGGTCGGCGTCTTCGAAGCATCGCTGCGCCTGTTGTCGCCATTCATGCCCTTCCTCACGGAAGAGCTATGGCACGCACTCTACGAAGGCAAGCCCTACGCAAAGAGCATCGCACTCACACGCTTCCCGCAACCCAGTGACTTCCCGGCAGACGACGCAACGGTCTCTGCCATCAACACGCTGCAGGAACTCATCAACACCATTCGTGGCCTGCGCAAGGACCTCGGAGTTCCTGAAAAGGAAGCCGCTCCCATCCTCATCCACGGCGACCACCGCACTCTTGCACTCGCCGACGCGCACCGTGACATGCTGGCAAAGCTCGCGCGCGTTAGCGACGTAGACTTCGCCTCAGAAACGCTCACCGGTACCGATGCACGTTCCGGCGTTGGCTTCGATGTACGCGTAGTCTACGAGCGCCAGATCGACGTCCCCGCGGAACGCGAACGACTCACCAAGGAGATCGCCAAGCTCACCAAGGGCTTGGAGGCAGCCAACCGCCAGTTGGGTAACGAAGGCTTCATGGCCAAGGCCCCGGCAAACGTCATTGAAGGCCTGAAGAAACAGCAGTCTGAAACGCAATTGCTTTACGACAAGGCAAAGGCCGCACTCGAAGCACTGCCTGCGTAAAAGCTGTAAGTACATAGCAAGCCGACGGAATGCCGGACTTAACAATGGGTCCGGCATTTCCATTTTCATCCCCGGGAATATCTCCGAACAATTTCATTGCGTATAGAAAACTACATAGGTATGATGACCACGTTTGATCGCCGTAGATCTTCTGGTTGTGAATTGGTTTGGAGAGGCAAAGCATCAACTAAATCTTTAGGAACGAGCGGATTGCCAGGCACAAAGAACCAAAATAGACCCGGCATCTGAATTTTTCGAAAACGATTGCAATTTTTCCCAACCAAACTCACGCTGCCGCGTATATCTAGGTGCAGCCCTTTTTAATCTGGTTCCTTCGGGAGTAACTCATGCGCTTTGGTGTAAGTGCCCGCATCGCATTAGCCGCAGTTATGTTCACTGCTATTCCTTGTACCGTTGTGTCTGCACGAGCAGCATCCGCACAAGCTGCAGAAGCGAAATCAAACATCGAAGGCACCTGGCAGGGCGCGGTGCGTCAGCCTGATGGCCGCGACAATCGGTGGGTGGTGAAGATTGAAAAGGCGCCGACCGGTTGGAAGGGCACCTTGTGGTTCATCGATCAGAAGTCCCCTGCGATTCCAATCGATAAGGTCGCGTTCACTGACGGAACGCTGAGTCTCGACATCAGGCTCACCGGCCTAACGTATGAAGGGAAGATATCGCCGGACGGCAATACTATCGCCGGTACACGCACGGCGGGCGATAACAAGGCATCGCTGATCTTCGTGCGCGCTACGAATGAGACGGCATGGGCTATCCCGGAACCGCCCAAGCCGGTACCGCTCATGGACCCCAAGGCCGACCCCTCCTGGGAAGTTGCCACCATCAAGCCTGCGCCACCAGATGAGAAGGGTAAAGGATTCGGCGGCCGGCCACGTCACTTCCAGACCTTCAACACCACTCTGAATGACCTCATCTTCTTTGCCTACGGACTCAATCCGAAGCAGTTAGAAGGCGGCGATGCATGGCGGGAGTCAGAGAAATTCGATATCACGACTGGCGAACCGAATGAACCGGGCGCACCGGACCCGCTGCAGATGGAGTCCATGATGAAGAAACTGATCGCGGAACGCTTCGGCCTGAAGTTTCACATGGTGAAGAAAGAGATGTCGGCATACGTCATCAGTGTGGCGAAGGGCGGACCAAAGCTGACCCCATCCACCGCCGACCCACGCACCGGTTCGGGGTTCGGCTTCCCTGGTAAGTTAGGCAATCTTGTATTCCGGAATATCACCATGGATGGCTTCGCATCGTGGATGCAGGGTGGTGTCTTCGACCGTCCTTGCGTAAATCACACCGGAATTGAAGGCCATTTTGACGGCTCCTTGAAGTGGTCGCCGGACGAGACGCAGTTTCAAATCTTTGGTGTGAAGATCGTACCGGACGAATCTGCCGATGCACCGCCGCCCATTACTACCGCTATGGAGCAGCAGTTGGGCCTGAAGCTTACAACGGAAAGGACCGCGGTCGACGTGATGGTGATTGATCACGTGGAGAGGCCCAGCGACAACTAAGTCCCTCAAAGTCCGCAGGAAAGGGAAGTTCAATGGAATCTGAAGAAAGTGTGGAACGGATCGGCTTTCTTTACGTATATCCATGTGCAGCCTTGTAACCTAAACCTTTAGGAGTTCGTCCATGCGTCCCCTTGCTTTTGCTTTGCTTGCCTTCAGCGTCGTCAGTCTTCCCCCCGCGCGACTGCATGCTGCCGCTGTGCAGGCTGCGGCTGCAAAGACCAACATTGACGACACTTGGCAGGGCACACTGCATGCGGAAAAAGATTTTCGCACCGTCATCAAGATCAGTAAGGACGCGGACGGCAAGCTCAAAACACAGTTCTTCAGTATTGATCAGGGTGGACGCCCCATTCCTGTCGATACCACCACGTTTCAGGGGGGCCAACTGGTTCTGAAGATCGATGCCATCGACGGCCTTTACAGTGGCACATTGTCGCCAGATGGAACAACCATCACCGGTCAGATGAAGCAGGGTGACAAGCCCCTGCCAATGATCTTTGTACGCGCTACACCCGACACAGCATGGGCCATCCCGGAACCACCCAAAGCTGTACCACCCATGGCAGCGGACGCGAACCCGAGCTGGGATGTTGCCACAATTAAGCCCGCTCCGCCCGATGAACAGGGCAAGGGCTTCGGTGGTCCGCCGCGCCACTTCCAAACGCGCAACACCACCCTCAATGACATGATCGCCTTCGCCTACGATGTGAATCCGAAGCAGATCGTCGGTGGTCCTGACTGGATGGGAACGGACAAGTTTGACATCGTTACAGGCGAGCCGGATGTACCGGGCAATCCCACTGGTACGCAGGTGAAGGGCATGCTGCGCAAGCTGATGGCGCAACGCTTCGGCATGAAGTTCCATGAAGGCAAGCAGCAGATGTCAGCGTACGTCCTCACCGTCGCAAAAGACGGCGTCAAGATGACGAAGACCGATGGCGATGAACACAGCGGTGGCGGCTTTCAGTTCACCAAGCTAGGTCATCTCATCATGCGCAATCAAACCATGGACGACATCTGCCACGGCTTTCAGGGCGCGGTGTTTGATCGCCCGGTGGTGAATCACACAGGATTGCAGGGCCGTTACAACGGCACGCTGACATGGACGCCCGATGAAACGCAGTTCGCTGTCTTCAATGTAAAAATTGTTCCGGACGAATCCCCGGATGCGCCACCGCCAATCTTCACTGCCATCCAGCAGCAGAGCGGCTTGAAGCTCGACGCGGAAAAGACCGCCGTTGATGTCATGATCCTCGACCACGTCGAAAAACCAAGCGAGAACTGATTGATCCGAGCATTGTCCATTCAGTCGAAGGCGCGTCCCTCCGCAGCAGCACTGCTGTTTCTCTCAGCGGTGACAGCATCTGCTGCAGAACATCACGGACGCGTACTTGCCAACGGCCTGCCGCTCCCCGGCGTTACGGTCACAGCCACGCAGGGCGACAAGAAGCTGGTCGCCACAACTGATTCACAGGGCATCTTCCAATTCCCAACGATTGATGCGGGCCAATGGAAGCTCCACATGGAGATGCAGGGCTTCCGCGCTGTCGATGCAACGGTGACCATCCCGGAGACAACGCCCACAGCCCCAGTGGAATTGCAGATGATGCCGCTCGCAGAGGTGCTTGCTTCGGCAAAGGCCATGCTGCCCAACGCGCCCGCGCCGGTGATTACGGCCGCCGTCGAAAAGCCCGCACCAAAAGCGAAGGCGAAGGACGCTGGCGACAACTCTGCACCGCCACCACCGCCAGCAGATTCAGCCGCTTCGTCCGAACCGGACAAGAGCGCAGACGGCATGCTGATCAACGGCAGCGAGAACAACGCAGCCACCAGCAAGTATTCGCTGGCACAGGCCTTCGGATCGCGTCGTGCTGGCAGCAAGAGCCTCTACACCGGTAGCGCTGGCTTCCAGCTCAGTGCATCACCGTTTGATGCCAAGCAGTACTCCGTGTCGGGCCTGCAACTGCCAAAGCCTTCGTACACACAATTCACCGGCATCGCCACCATTGGCGGCCCCATCCGCATCCCGCATCTCTTCTACAACGGGCCAAACTTCTTCGTTGCCTACCAGTGGACGCGCGACAATAACGCAACGAACTACACCGGCCTCGTTCCCACAGCGGACCAGCGCAATGGCATTGTCGCCGGTACCATCGTGAACCCGGCAACAGGCTTGCCCGTCGTTGGTCCTGTACCCATCAGTCAGCAGGCTGCAGCTCTGCTTGCGCTGTACCCGTTGCCCAACGTCACTGGCAACACCAGTTACAACTATCAGACACAAGCGCTAACCGGCTTGCATGCGGATGCCTTGCAATCGCGCCTGGACAAAACCATAGGCCGCCGGGATTCGTTCTTCGGCGGATTTGGCTTCCGCAATCTGCGCTCCGATAGCGCCAACCTATTCCAGTTCCGCGACACTACACGCACCCTCGGCATCGACACCAACGTGCACTGGCAGCATCGCTTCCCGCACCAGTTGTTCGTCGACACTGGGTATCGCTTCACGCGCCTGCGCACAAACGTTACACCGTACTTCTCCAACCGCACCAACATCAGCGGCAACGCGGGCATCACGGGTAACAATCAGGACCCCACCAACTGGGGCCCACCAACGTTGGCTTTCTCCAGCGGCATCGCAGGACTCACAGATGGCATCAGTGCCTTCGATCGCAACCGCACCGATGAACTCTCCGTTGAAGCGACATGGACACATCGTCGCCACACCGTCACCTTCGGCGGCGGCTTCCGTCGGCAGGAGTCTAATCAACTCGCACAGTCCAATCCGCGCGGTAACTTCACCTTCACCGGTGCAGCCTCCGGATCAGACTTCGCAGACTTCCTCTTAGGTGTACCCTCTGCCAGCAGAGTCGCCTTCGGCAACGCGGACAAATATTTCCGCCAGTCCGTCAGCGATCTCTTCGTCACAGACGACTGGCGCATCAAGCCGGAACTCACTCTCACCACCGGCATCCGCTGGGATTACGGCGCACCGAACACCGAGTTGAAGGGGCGCCTCGTTAACCTCGATGTCGCACCAGGCTTCACCAATGTGCAGCAGGTGCTTGGTTACAACCCGGTAGGCCCGCTCACCGGCCAACACTATCCGTCATCGCTGGTCCGTCCGGACTTTCGCAAATTCCAGCCGCGCTTCGCTTTTGCATGGCGTCCACTGCCTGCGCAGCCGCTCGTCATCCGTGGTGGCTACGGCATCTATGTAGACACCTCTGTCTATCTCAACGCTGCAGAGTCCATGTCGCAGCAATCGCCGTTGTCCACCAGCCTCAACGTCTCCCGCAGTGCAACCTGCCCGCTCACCATGGCAAACGGTTTCATCAACTGCGCAGGGACAACGTCGAACACCTTCGCCATCGATCCCAACTTCCGTACTGGCTACGCGCAGATGTGGAATCTGAGCGTGCAACAGGATCTCCCCGGTTCTCTTGTGCTCACTGCGAAATATCTCGGCTCCAAGGGAACGCATGTGCCGCAGGAATTCCTGCCCAACACCTACGCGCCCGGCGGCACAGCCACCTGCGCATCATGCCCACGCGGCTTCGTCTATCGCACTTCGTATGCCAACGCCATTCGCCACGCGGGAGAAGTGCAGTTGCGTCGTCGTCTGCGTAGCGGAATAACCGCAACGCTGGATTATCTCTACGCACACTCCATTGATAACGCTGCCTTCCTCGGCGGCGGTGGCACGAACACTGCAGCCGTCTCGTCGGCTCTCACGGCTTACAACACTCCGGCAGAATCCTTGGCGCAGAACTGGCAGAACCTCCGTGCCGAACGCAGCCGCTCATCCTTTGATCAGCGTCATCTGTTGAAGTTCACGTTGCAATACACCACTGGCATGGGCATGGGTGGTGGCACGCTGATGACTGGCTGGCGCGGCAAATTGCTCAAGCAGTGGACCATCGCATCAGAGTTCAGCGCGGGCAGCGGTCTGCCGCAAACTCCCATCGTCGTCTCCACGATCCCCGGCACAGGCTTCACCAACATCCTTCGGCCCAACCGCACTGGTGCAGACCCTTATGCAGCACCCACGGGCTATCATCTCAACTCAGCCGCATACGCAACACCCGCGAATGGCCAGTTCGGCAATGCGGGTCGTTACTCCATCGAAGGCCCCAACGCGATAACGTTGGATACATCACTGGCGCGCGTCTTCAAGTTCCGTGACCCATACAGCTTTGAACTTCGCGTCGACAGCACGAATATCCTGAATCACGTGGTCTACACGGGTTGGGTCACCACTCTGCCCGCCACCACCTTCGGCTTGCCTGCGTCAGCCAAGGGAATGCGTCAATTCGAACTTAGCGGGAGGCTTCGCTTCTAACCATGAAATCTCTCGTACTCATCGCAACCCTCGCGCTCGCAAACTCGGCCCTATCGCAGCAGATTGGCACCAATCAGCCCCAGGGTCAGGACGGTTCCTACACGCTTAGCGTCAAGTCACAACTCGTCACAGAAGCGGTCGTCATCAAGGACAAGAGCGGCAAGTTCATTCCGAACCTTACTGCCAACGACTTCACGGTCACCGAAGATGGCACACCGCAGAAGATTCGAGTCTTCGAGCATGAATCATTGCCCGTTGACGCCGAGCCACTGCCCAAACAGGACCCGAACGACGAACAGGTCAAGATCTACAAGAGGCTGGCGCGCACATCGTTTCAGCAGTCCGCGCAGTACAAGGACAAGCGCCTGATCGCCATGTACTTCGACATGTCCGCCATGCGTCCTGATGATCAGTTGCGCGCATTGCAGTCCGCGGAAAAATTCATCCGCACGCAGATGACCTCTGCAGACATGGTCTCCATCCTGCGCTATCAGGTAGGCTCCGTCGACGTCCTTCTCGACTTCTCGCAGGACCGCAACAAGATGCTCTCCATCCTCGAAACCATGATCGTGGGTGAAGGGCAAGGCAATGATGAAACCGTCAGCGACGACAGCAGCGCAGACACAGGCGCGGCCTTCGGTCAGGACTCCGGCGAGTTCAACATCTTCAACACAGATCGTCAGTTGTCGGCATTGCAGACAGCAGCCAGCATGCTCGGCGCCATGAATGAGAAGAAGATTCTTCTCTACTTCGCCAGCGGCCTTCGCCTCAACGGCAACGACAATCAGGCGCAGCTCCACGCAACGGTCGAAGCTGCTGTGAAATCCGGTGTTTCCTTCTGGCCCATCGACGCACGCGGTCTTGTTGCTACGCCGCCACTCGGTGATGCATCGCAGGGCTCGCCCGGCGGCCAGGGCATGTACAGCGGCACCGCCGCTACCGCCGTGAATGATCGCTTCCAGCAATCGCAGGACACGCTCTACGCACTCGCTGCAGATACCGGCGGCAAAGCCTTCTTCGATAACAACGATCTCGATGCAGGCATCGTTCGCGCACAGAAGGCCATCACCGACTACTACCTCATCGGCTACTACACAACGAACACCTCGCTCAACGGTGCATTTCGCAAAATCAAGATCACCGTCGCCGATTCGCTCAACGCCTCGCTCGACTACCGCAAGGGCTACTACGCGAACAAGGAATTCGGTAAGTTCAACGGCACCGAGAAAGAGCGTCAGTTGGAAGACGCGCTCATGCTCGGCGACCCCATCACGGAACTCACCATTGCGATGGAGTTGAATTACTTCCAGCTCAATCGCGCGGAATACTTCGTCCCACTCACGGTCAAGATCCCCGGCCGCGAACTCGCACTCGCAAAGAAGTTCGGCAGTGAACACACCGTCATCGATTTCGTCTGCGAAATCAAGGATGAGATCGGTGGCAACACTGTCACCAACCTTCGCGACAACGTCGACGTAAAGATCAGCGACGCCACCGCCGCGGAACTCGCAAAGCGTCCCATTGAATACAGCACCGGCTTCACGTTGCTGCCGGGTCGTTACAGCATCAAGTTCCTCGCACGCGACGACGAGACGGGCCGCATCGGTACTTACCAAACCAGCTTCATCATTCCGAACTTGAACAAGGAAACGAAGAAGCTTCCCATCAGCTCCGTCATCCTCAGCAATCAGCGCGTTGATACCAAGTCCGCACTCTTCAACACCATGAAGGGCAAGGACCAGGCAAAGGCCGACGCGGTGAATCCGCTGATGAGCGCCGAAGGCAAACTCATCCCGTCGGTCACACGCGTCTTCCGCACAGACCGCGACCTTGAGATCCTGCTGCAGGCATATCAAGGCGCACCCGCTGCACCTGCAACAGCCCCGGCCACACCCGGCGCCGCTGCTCCTGCGGCTTCAGCACGCGGACCTCTGGTGGCATACGTCTCCGTCTTCCGCGACGGCAAGAAAGCAATGGAAACGCAGGCCGTCAAAGCCGAACCCATCGCTGAAAGTCGTCTCGGCACCACACCCATCCGTATGAAGGTGGCGCTCACAAACCTGACCGCAGGCGAGTACGACATACAGGTCACCGTCCTCGATCCCGCAGGCAACCGCATCGCCACATGGCGAGGCCCCATGGCTATCGCACGCTAAGCGAAACCACAAACAACACAAAGGGCACGGAGACATCCGTGCCCTTTGCATTTCCAATCAGAGACGACTAGCTCTTAACAATCACCGCTTCCGGCCGCGACGCATACTCCGCCCACGAACCGTCATACAGACTCAGCTTCTCAGCTCCAGCCAACTCCAGCGCCAGCGAAACCACCGCCGCCGTCACACCGGATCCACACGTCGTCGTACAAAGCTGTGAAAGGTCAACACCCTTAGCCGCAAAATACTCCCGCAACTCCTCCGGCGACTTCATCTTCCCATCCACCGCCAGCTCCATAAACGGAGCATTCATCGCACCCGGCATATGCCCTGACGACAAACCCGCACGAGGCTCAGGTGACGTGCCATCAAATCGTCCCTGCGCACGAGCATCCAGGATCTGCTCACCACCAGCAATCTTCCCCTGTAACTCTGCAAACGTCGTCATCGCACCCGGCTTCAACTCTGCTGCAAAGGACGCGCGCTCCCGCGTCACCTCACCACTCTCGGTAGGCAAACCCGCAGCCTTCCAGGCGACCAATCCGCCATCCAGCAGGTGCACATCCGTCGCACCAAAGCTGCGCAGCATCCACATCGCGCGCGGGGCAGAGAACACACCCACCTGCTCGTAGACCACGATGGTGTCATCCTTCCCGATGCCCAGCGCTTCCATGCTCGAGCCAAAGCTCTCGGCCGAAGGCAGCGTATGCGGCAACCCCGACGAATGGTCGCTAAGGTCATCAATCGAAAAGAAAACAGCACCCGGCAGATGCTCCGTCACATAGCGCCCGCGAGTATCCACGGCAGGCGTCATACCCACCGGAGGCATCGTCGCATCCACCAGAACCAGCTTCCCATCTCCCAGCCGATCCGCCACCCACTGCGTATTCACAATCAGGTTCATAAATCTCAGGTTAGCAGCCACCGGGTTGACCTTCAGCGCCATTCGGAGTCTCATAGAAAGAAGGACATGGTCTCCACCCGGGCAAAAGCGCGATGCTTCTGGTTCCTGCTGGCACTCACAGGCCTGTTCGGCATGTTCACGGTCCAATCCACCTACACGCTCAAG contains the following coding sequences:
- a CDS encoding TIGR03435 family protein produces the protein MRPLAFALLAFSVVSLPPARLHAAAVQAAAAKTNIDDTWQGTLHAEKDFRTVIKISKDADGKLKTQFFSIDQGGRPIPVDTTTFQGGQLVLKIDAIDGLYSGTLSPDGTTITGQMKQGDKPLPMIFVRATPDTAWAIPEPPKAVPPMAADANPSWDVATIKPAPPDEQGKGFGGPPRHFQTRNTTLNDMIAFAYDVNPKQIVGGPDWMGTDKFDIVTGEPDVPGNPTGTQVKGMLRKLMAQRFGMKFHEGKQQMSAYVLTVAKDGVKMTKTDGDEHSGGGFQFTKLGHLIMRNQTMDDICHGFQGAVFDRPVVNHTGLQGRYNGTLTWTPDETQFAVFNVKIVPDESPDAPPPIFTAIQQQSGLKLDAEKTAVDVMILDHVEKPSEN
- the sseA gene encoding 3-mercaptopyruvate sulfurtransferase produces the protein MALKVNPVAANLRFMNLIVNTQWVADRLGDGKLVLVDATMPPVGMTPAVDTRGRYVTEHLPGAVFFSIDDLSDHSSGLPHTLPSAESFGSSMEALGIGKDDTIVVYEQVGVFSAPRAMWMLRSFGATDVHLLDGGLVAWKAAGLPTESGEVTRERASFAAELKPGAMTTFAELQGKIAGGEQILDARAQGRFDGTSPEPRAGLSSGHMPGAMNAPFMELAVDGKMKSPEELREYFAAKGVDLSQLCTTTCGSGVTAAVVSLALELAGAEKLSLYDGSWAEYASRPEAVIVKS
- a CDS encoding VWA domain-containing protein; this translates as MKSLVLIATLALANSALSQQIGTNQPQGQDGSYTLSVKSQLVTEAVVIKDKSGKFIPNLTANDFTVTEDGTPQKIRVFEHESLPVDAEPLPKQDPNDEQVKIYKRLARTSFQQSAQYKDKRLIAMYFDMSAMRPDDQLRALQSAEKFIRTQMTSADMVSILRYQVGSVDVLLDFSQDRNKMLSILETMIVGEGQGNDETVSDDSSADTGAAFGQDSGEFNIFNTDRQLSALQTAASMLGAMNEKKILLYFASGLRLNGNDNQAQLHATVEAAVKSGVSFWPIDARGLVATPPLGDASQGSPGGQGMYSGTAATAVNDRFQQSQDTLYALAADTGGKAFFDNNDLDAGIVRAQKAITDYYLIGYYTTNTSLNGAFRKIKITVADSLNASLDYRKGYYANKEFGKFNGTEKERQLEDALMLGDPITELTIAMELNYFQLNRAEYFVPLTVKIPGRELALAKKFGSEHTVIDFVCEIKDEIGGNTVTNLRDNVDVKISDATAAELAKRPIEYSTGFTLLPGRYSIKFLARDDETGRIGTYQTSFIIPNLNKETKKLPISSVILSNQRVDTKSALFNTMKGKDQAKADAVNPLMSAEGKLIPSVTRVFRTDRDLEILLQAYQGAPAAPATAPATPGAAAPAASARGPLVAYVSVFRDGKKAMETQAVKAEPIAESRLGTTPIRMKVALTNLTAGEYDIQVTVLDPAGNRIATWRGPMAIAR
- a CDS encoding valine--tRNA ligase, with protein sequence MPNELPKAYDPAAIEQKWADFWVAEKLFDTPLNQPSDGRKPFVMLLPPPNVTGRLHMGHMLNQTEMDILARWHRMLGEESVWVPGTDHAGIATQMMVEKQLKAEGTNRKELGRDAFLDRVWQWKSQYGGAITTQMKRLGASVDWGREYFTMDENLSNAVTEAFVRLHEQGLIYRGSYIVNWDPIQQTAVSDLEVEHKETVGKIYHLRYPFADGSGSIVIATTRPETMLGDVAVVVNPEDERYKAFVGKTIKLPLVGREIPLLADEWAKPEFGTGAVKVTPAHDPNDYEIGKRHQLAELTIMDETAHIDLPGSPYHGLDRYEARKKILEDLEAQGLLVEIKDHTLAIATSQRSGAVIEPRLSMQWFIKIQPLADKAIAAVEEGHIKFTPPMYAKTYFEWMRNIHDWCISRQLWWGHRIPAYHCPQCGTTCVARTRPERCGSCDHAELQQETDVLDTWFSSGLLPFTVFGWPEPTEDSAKFYPTDLLVTGFDILFFWVARMIMLGTHFMLDVPMPDGSKRELKDAVPFRDVYIHALVRDADRQKMSKTKGNVIDPIEIIERFGTDAVRFTLASQASPGTDIAFSEARTEGYRAFANKIWNAARFLFLQIDRARTAGYKMTMGAANPVGALPEITPIETRWIFARLNAVTVEVDNALKDYRFDEAANAVYQFFWGEFCDWYLELVKLRLDFPELKEGEQPIQNPETAISLAGLVGVFEASLRLLSPFMPFLTEELWHALYEGKPYAKSIALTRFPQPSDFPADDATVSAINTLQELINTIRGLRKDLGVPEKEAAPILIHGDHRTLALADAHRDMLAKLARVSDVDFASETLTGTDARSGVGFDVRVVYERQIDVPAERERLTKEIAKLTKGLEAANRQLGNEGFMAKAPANVIEGLKKQQSETQLLYDKAKAALEALPA
- a CDS encoding TonB-dependent receptor, which encodes MIRALSIQSKARPSAAALLFLSAVTASAAEHHGRVLANGLPLPGVTVTATQGDKKLVATTDSQGIFQFPTIDAGQWKLHMEMQGFRAVDATVTIPETTPTAPVELQMMPLAEVLASAKAMLPNAPAPVITAAVEKPAPKAKAKDAGDNSAPPPPPADSAASSEPDKSADGMLINGSENNAATSKYSLAQAFGSRRAGSKSLYTGSAGFQLSASPFDAKQYSVSGLQLPKPSYTQFTGIATIGGPIRIPHLFYNGPNFFVAYQWTRDNNATNYTGLVPTADQRNGIVAGTIVNPATGLPVVGPVPISQQAAALLALYPLPNVTGNTSYNYQTQALTGLHADALQSRLDKTIGRRDSFFGGFGFRNLRSDSANLFQFRDTTRTLGIDTNVHWQHRFPHQLFVDTGYRFTRLRTNVTPYFSNRTNISGNAGITGNNQDPTNWGPPTLAFSSGIAGLTDGISAFDRNRTDELSVEATWTHRRHTVTFGGGFRRQESNQLAQSNPRGNFTFTGAASGSDFADFLLGVPSASRVAFGNADKYFRQSVSDLFVTDDWRIKPELTLTTGIRWDYGAPNTELKGRLVNLDVAPGFTNVQQVLGYNPVGPLTGQHYPSSLVRPDFRKFQPRFAFAWRPLPAQPLVIRGGYGIYVDTSVYLNAAESMSQQSPLSTSLNVSRSATCPLTMANGFINCAGTTSNTFAIDPNFRTGYAQMWNLSVQQDLPGSLVLTAKYLGSKGTHVPQEFLPNTYAPGGTATCASCPRGFVYRTSYANAIRHAGEVQLRRRLRSGITATLDYLYAHSIDNAAFLGGGGTNTAAVSSALTAYNTPAESLAQNWQNLRAERSRSSFDQRHLLKFTLQYTTGMGMGGGTLMTGWRGKLLKQWTIASEFSAGSGLPQTPIVVSTIPGTGFTNILRPNRTGADPYAAPTGYHLNSAAYATPANGQFGNAGRYSIEGPNAITLDTSLARVFKFRDPYSFELRVDSTNILNHVVYTGWVTTLPATTFGLPASAKGMRQFELSGRLRF
- a CDS encoding TIGR03435 family protein: MRFGVSARIALAAVMFTAIPCTVVSARAASAQAAEAKSNIEGTWQGAVRQPDGRDNRWVVKIEKAPTGWKGTLWFIDQKSPAIPIDKVAFTDGTLSLDIRLTGLTYEGKISPDGNTIAGTRTAGDNKASLIFVRATNETAWAIPEPPKPVPLMDPKADPSWEVATIKPAPPDEKGKGFGGRPRHFQTFNTTLNDLIFFAYGLNPKQLEGGDAWRESEKFDITTGEPNEPGAPDPLQMESMMKKLIAERFGLKFHMVKKEMSAYVISVAKGGPKLTPSTADPRTGSGFGFPGKLGNLVFRNITMDGFASWMQGGVFDRPCVNHTGIEGHFDGSLKWSPDETQFQIFGVKIVPDESADAPPPITTAMEQQLGLKLTTERTAVDVMVIDHVERPSDN